Proteins from a single region of Sporosarcina sp. P33:
- the sigG gene encoding RNA polymerase sporulation sigma factor SigG, which translates to MVRTRVEICGINTSELPLLTSDVMKETFIRLQSGDEFARDELVFANLRLVLSLVQRFNYRGEQADDLFQVGCIGLLKAIDNFDLKHNVRFSTYAVPMIIGEIKRHLRDHHAVRVSRSLRDIAYKAIRAKEQYVNEHQHEPRISDLEKITGIPEEDILFALDAIQDPMSLHEPMNSDGGDPIYMMDQLHDQRVSEDRWMNYVSIKDKMGELDERQQLIVSKRFYLGQTQTEIAKELGISQAQISRIEKHAMEQIRLGIEQKNS; encoded by the coding sequence ATGGTACGTACAAGGGTTGAAATTTGTGGAATCAATACGTCCGAGCTGCCATTATTGACCAGTGATGTGATGAAGGAAACTTTCATCCGGCTGCAAAGCGGCGACGAATTTGCCAGAGATGAATTGGTGTTTGCGAATTTGCGTCTCGTACTGAGTCTTGTTCAGCGCTTTAACTATCGCGGGGAACAGGCTGACGATTTATTCCAGGTTGGTTGTATTGGTTTGTTGAAAGCCATAGACAATTTTGATCTAAAACATAATGTCCGGTTTTCAACATATGCCGTGCCGATGATTATCGGTGAAATCAAACGGCATCTTCGTGATCATCATGCTGTCCGTGTTTCCAGATCTTTACGTGATATCGCCTATAAAGCCATCAGGGCAAAAGAACAATATGTTAACGAACATCAGCACGAACCCAGAATTTCTGATTTGGAGAAAATCACAGGCATTCCGGAAGAAGATATTCTCTTTGCGCTTGATGCGATACAAGATCCGATGTCTCTGCACGAGCCGATGAACAGTGACGGCGGAGATCCGATCTATATGATGGATCAGCTGCATGACCAGAGAGTATCAGAAGACCGCTGGATGAACTATGTTTCCATTAAGGATAAGATGGGCGAGCTGGATGAACGCCAGCAGCTTATCGTCTCTAAACGATTTTACCTCGGTCAGACGCAGACTGAAATCGCCAAGGAGCTAGGGATATCACAGGCACAAATCTCAAGAATAGAGAAGCATGCGATGGAACAGATTCGGCTTGGGATTGAGCAGAAAAATAGTTAA
- a CDS encoding PRC-barrel domain-containing protein: MRFSSLQKKEVIELKKGSFLGFVQDATIDIKNGRIAQLHIGELERSFFSEGKSKGVQKVSYEDVMTIGKDIILIQNKPLNK, from the coding sequence ATGCGTTTTTCCAGCTTGCAGAAAAAAGAAGTTATTGAACTTAAAAAGGGATCGTTTCTCGGGTTTGTTCAGGATGCGACGATTGATATCAAAAACGGCAGGATTGCACAGCTTCATATAGGGGAACTTGAGCGCTCGTTCTTCTCTGAAGGCAAATCTAAAGGCGTTCAGAAAGTCAGTTATGAAGACGTCATGACGATTGGAAAAGATATTATCCTGATCCAGAATAAACCGCTGAATAAATGA
- a CDS encoding YggS family pyridoxal phosphate-dependent enzyme, which yields MKSSDIVEQVKQRLATIQKQINTACEMSQRNPEDITIIAVTKQVSPSRAQSLLDIGIKDLGENRLEGLLEKQEAITDSANWHFIGNLQTRKVKDLIDTIDCLHSLDRLSLAKEVNKRASRPLDCFVQVNVSGEESKSGITPEEADVFFEQLAVYENVHVIGLMTMAPNTEDESVLRGVFQSLRELRDRIAAKKLPYAPCTKLSMGMSNDFAIAIEEGATHIRIGTALAGSEREEIE from the coding sequence ATGAAAAGTAGTGATATTGTGGAACAAGTAAAACAACGATTAGCAACTATACAAAAACAAATAAATACAGCATGTGAAATGTCTCAGCGCAATCCGGAAGACATTACGATTATTGCAGTTACCAAACAGGTGTCACCTTCCAGAGCGCAGTCTCTGCTCGATATCGGCATAAAAGACTTAGGTGAAAACCGTCTGGAAGGGCTCCTTGAAAAGCAGGAAGCGATTACAGATTCAGCAAATTGGCATTTCATTGGAAACTTGCAGACGCGTAAAGTGAAAGACCTGATTGATACGATTGACTGTCTTCATTCGCTCGATCGCCTGAGCCTTGCGAAAGAAGTGAACAAGCGGGCTAGCCGGCCGCTGGATTGTTTTGTACAAGTCAATGTCTCAGGAGAGGAATCTAAATCGGGAATTACGCCGGAAGAAGCGGATGTATTCTTTGAGCAGCTGGCAGTTTATGAGAATGTTCATGTGATTGGATTAATGACGATGGCGCCGAACACAGAGGACGAGTCCGTGCTTCGCGGTGTATTCCAGTCGCTGCGTGAACTGCGTGACCGGATCGCAGCGAAGAAGCTGCCGTATGCGCCATGTACGAAATTATCCATGGGCATGTCCAATGATTTTGCAATTGCGATAGAAGAAGGAGCAACCCATATACGTATCGGCACAGCATTGGCCGGATCAGAAAGAGAGGAAATTGAATGA
- a CDS encoding cell division protein SepF gives MSLKKRLEKMFWVSEEEVVHQPQPQSKPKKAEHALARKEMKKLGGKKRAFNSRVQPGQQQTSAQAPVISLQSLQKSSKVILLEPRSYAEVEDIAEHLKNRRSVVVNLQQVERDQGFRIIDFLSGTVYALGGDIQRIGADIFLCAPDNVEVAGKITEFLSEQ, from the coding sequence ATGAGCCTCAAAAAACGATTAGAAAAGATGTTTTGGGTATCGGAAGAAGAAGTTGTTCATCAGCCTCAACCACAGAGTAAACCAAAAAAAGCGGAGCACGCTCTTGCCCGTAAAGAGATGAAGAAGCTAGGCGGAAAGAAACGGGCATTCAATTCACGTGTGCAGCCTGGCCAGCAGCAAACTTCAGCGCAAGCTCCGGTCATCAGTTTACAAAGTCTCCAAAAGTCATCGAAAGTCATCTTACTCGAGCCGCGGTCTTATGCGGAAGTGGAAGACATTGCAGAACACCTGAAAAACCGGCGTTCCGTTGTGGTTAATCTGCAGCAGGTGGAACGGGATCAGGGATTTCGCATCATCGATTTCTTGAGTGGGACAGTTTACGCGCTTGGCGGAGATATTCAGCGAATCGGAGCAGATATATTCCTATGTGCACCAGACAACGTAGAAGTAGCCGGCAAGATAACAGAATTCTTATCCGAGCAGTAA
- a CDS encoding YggT family protein codes for MIALLNNAYLLISGALQIFSILLVIYILMSWVPSTRETKFGQMLAKIAEPYLGFFRKFIPPFGMIDFSPIVALLALQLISRGIGQIYLMLFQALVY; via the coding sequence ATGATCGCATTATTAAATAACGCTTATTTATTGATTTCAGGCGCGCTGCAAATTTTTTCAATTCTGTTAGTCATTTATATTTTGATGTCGTGGGTCCCGTCAACGAGAGAAACGAAATTTGGTCAGATGTTAGCCAAAATAGCGGAACCATATTTAGGGTTTTTCCGTAAGTTCATTCCGCCATTCGGCATGATTGATTTTTCACCTATCGTAGCTTTGCTTGCTCTGCAATTAATTAGCAGGGGAATCGGCCAAATTTATTTAATGCTGTTTCAGGCATTGGTTTACTGA
- a CDS encoding RNA-binding protein translates to MDSMFQHFRKEEQPFIEKVNSWVKEVEDTYAPKLTEFLDPRQRFITESIVRNSDLTLTAEGGFHGAERQRVLIYPDYYTPAADDFQISIYQVNYPQKFVTLKHSQLLGSLLSIGIERSRFGDIELTEEAVQFAVASEVSEYIHVNFTQVGKVKVSVEPVLNSEDFIDAKEEWAEELHIISSLRLDTVVAALTNSSRAKASSLIKGEKVKVNWAMIDQQAFEVEEYDVLSVRGFGRFRIMSIEGRTRKDKIRVMIGALV, encoded by the coding sequence ATGGATTCGATGTTTCAGCATTTCCGTAAAGAGGAACAGCCTTTTATAGAAAAAGTGAATAGCTGGGTGAAAGAAGTTGAGGATACGTATGCGCCAAAATTAACGGAATTTTTGGATCCGCGCCAGCGCTTCATTACAGAATCGATTGTCAGAAATTCCGACTTGACATTGACGGCGGAAGGAGGATTTCACGGTGCAGAGCGTCAGCGTGTGTTAATTTATCCCGATTATTACACACCGGCAGCAGATGATTTTCAGATCAGTATCTATCAGGTGAATTATCCGCAAAAATTTGTCACGCTGAAACATTCTCAATTGCTGGGGTCACTTCTGTCAATCGGCATTGAACGGTCGAGGTTCGGGGATATCGAATTGACGGAAGAAGCAGTGCAATTTGCAGTTGCGTCAGAAGTGTCTGAATATATTCACGTGAACTTTACTCAAGTTGGTAAAGTGAAGGTTTCCGTGGAGCCTGTATTGAACTCTGAAGATTTCATTGATGCAAAAGAAGAGTGGGCAGAAGAGCTGCATATTATCAGTTCACTGCGTCTGGATACTGTGGTTGCAGCACTGACGAACAGTTCAAGAGCGAAAGCGTCATCCCTTATCAAAGGTGAAAAAGTGAAAGTGAATTGGGCGATGATCGATCAGCAGGCATTCGAAGTAGAAGAGTACGATGTGCTGTCGGTCAGGGGATTTGGCCGTTTCAGAATCATGAGCATCGAAGGGCGTACGAGAAAAGATAAAATCCGTGTAATGATCGGGGCGTTAGTCTAA
- a CDS encoding DivIVA domain-containing protein, with translation MALTPTDIHNKTFNTKFRGYDEDEVNEFLEQLMKDYENVLKKNEELEKKVADHEVKISHFNMIEETMQKSILIAQEAAEDVRKNSVQESKLIISEAEKNADRLINDALSQARKIALEVEVLKKQSKVFKSRFKMMVEAQLDMINTEDWDELLKYELDTSSVENVAEQELDIPDVDSLDEVKPEKVEEA, from the coding sequence ATGGCTTTAACCCCTACGGATATACATAATAAAACGTTTAACACAAAGTTTCGCGGCTACGATGAAGATGAAGTCAATGAGTTCCTTGAGCAGCTCATGAAAGATTATGAAAACGTCCTGAAAAAAAATGAAGAACTAGAAAAAAAGGTTGCAGATCACGAAGTAAAGATCAGTCATTTCAATATGATTGAAGAAACGATGCAAAAGTCCATTTTGATTGCACAGGAAGCTGCGGAAGATGTTCGTAAAAATTCTGTTCAGGAATCTAAGTTAATTATTTCGGAAGCAGAAAAAAATGCGGATCGTCTGATTAATGACGCACTGTCCCAGGCGAGAAAAATTGCACTGGAAGTAGAAGTGCTGAAAAAGCAGTCCAAAGTTTTCAAGAGCCGTTTTAAGATGATGGTCGAAGCGCAGCTGGATATGATCAACACAGAAGACTGGGACGAGCTGTTGAAGTATGAGCTTGATACGTCCAGTGTAGAAAATGTGGCAGAGCAAGAATTAGACATACCCGATGTGGACAGTCTGGATGAAGTGAAACCTGAGAAAGTGGAAGAGGCTTGA
- the ileS gene encoding isoleucine--tRNA ligase, protein MEYKDTLLMPKTDFPMRGNLPNNEPKMQEEWNEKNIYQKVQERTAGRPFFVLHDGPPYANGDLHMGHALNKILKDFIIRYKSMSGFHAPYVPGWDTHGLPIEQALVNKGVDRKKMSTAEFRKMCEEYALNQIDNQRTQFKRLGVRGDWDNPYITLKPEFESRQIQVFGEMAKKGYIYKGLKPVYWSPSSESALAEAEIEYQDKKSPSIYVSFLIRDGKGVLDEDVKFLIWTTTPWTIPANLGISVHPAFTYAVVKVNGEKFVAAKDLVEYLAKELEWEDYSIEKEVQGADLDRIAARHPFYDRDSLVMLGEHVTADAGTGCVHTAPGHGEDDFYVSKAYGIDALSPINDRGVMTEEAPYFEGLFYEDANKAVTEKLKEVGALQKLSFFTHSYPHDWRTKKPVIFRATAQWFASIELFRSDLLEAIRNTKFTPSWGETRLYNMVRDRGDWCISRQRVWGVPIPVFYAENGEAILTDETISHVADLFRENGSNIWFERSAKELLPEGFTHEGSPNGEFTKETDIMDVWFDSGTTHQGVLEERDDLRYPADLYLEGSDQYRGWFNSSLTTSVAINGIAPYKGVLSHGFTLDKDGRKMSKSLGNVIVPAKVINQLGADIVRLWVSSVDYTADVRVSDSNFKQVSEVYRKIRNTVRFLHGNVADFNPSANRVAFDDMRPVDQYVYVKLQDLIEEVLTAYEQYEFPVVYHAINNFCTGVLSSFYLDIAKDVVYIEAADHPHRRAMQSVMYDTLITMVKLITPILPHTADEMWKNLAFEEAESVQLTDMPEADHKGEAADKLRERFDNLMDIRDDVLKALEEARNAKVIGKSLEAKVTVVLPEAERGILEAEDIDFAQFFIVSAFEESADEGLPNALKLDRATVLVEPAEGEKCERCWTISKTVGEDTAHPTLCTRCATVVKENYA, encoded by the coding sequence ATGGAATATAAAGATACATTACTAATGCCGAAAACAGACTTCCCAATGCGCGGAAACTTGCCGAATAACGAACCGAAGATGCAGGAAGAATGGAACGAGAAAAATATTTATCAGAAAGTACAGGAGCGCACAGCAGGCCGTCCGTTTTTCGTGCTGCATGACGGCCCGCCATACGCAAATGGTGATTTGCATATGGGCCACGCACTCAACAAAATATTAAAAGACTTTATTATCCGTTATAAATCCATGTCAGGATTCCATGCGCCATATGTTCCGGGATGGGATACGCACGGTCTGCCGATCGAGCAGGCTTTGGTCAATAAAGGGGTCGACCGCAAGAAAATGAGCACTGCGGAATTCCGTAAAATGTGTGAAGAGTATGCGCTTAATCAAATCGATAACCAGCGTACGCAGTTCAAACGTCTCGGTGTCCGCGGAGACTGGGATAATCCGTATATCACATTGAAGCCTGAATTTGAATCCCGTCAGATTCAAGTATTTGGCGAGATGGCAAAAAAGGGATATATCTACAAAGGTCTGAAGCCGGTGTACTGGTCACCGTCAAGTGAATCTGCATTGGCTGAAGCAGAAATTGAATATCAAGATAAAAAGTCTCCGTCGATTTATGTCAGCTTCCTGATCCGGGACGGAAAAGGTGTGCTGGATGAAGATGTAAAATTCCTGATCTGGACAACAACTCCTTGGACAATTCCGGCAAACTTGGGAATTTCCGTACATCCTGCATTCACTTATGCAGTTGTGAAAGTGAATGGCGAGAAATTTGTGGCAGCAAAGGACTTAGTGGAATATTTAGCAAAAGAATTAGAATGGGAAGACTATTCTATTGAGAAAGAAGTACAGGGTGCTGATCTTGACCGAATTGCAGCAAGACACCCATTCTATGACCGGGATTCACTGGTTATGCTTGGCGAACATGTCACGGCTGATGCAGGTACTGGCTGTGTCCACACGGCGCCTGGGCATGGTGAAGATGACTTCTACGTATCAAAGGCGTATGGAATCGATGCATTGTCTCCAATCAATGATCGCGGTGTTATGACGGAAGAAGCACCATACTTCGAAGGATTGTTCTATGAAGATGCGAATAAAGCGGTAACCGAGAAGCTGAAAGAAGTCGGGGCACTTCAAAAGCTGTCGTTCTTCACTCACTCTTATCCGCATGACTGGCGCACAAAGAAACCTGTGATCTTCCGCGCCACAGCACAGTGGTTCGCTTCGATTGAATTATTCAGAAGTGATCTGCTGGAAGCGATCCGCAATACAAAATTCACGCCATCTTGGGGTGAAACACGTCTGTACAATATGGTCCGTGACCGGGGCGACTGGTGTATTTCCCGTCAGCGGGTATGGGGAGTTCCGATTCCGGTCTTCTATGCGGAAAACGGCGAAGCAATTCTGACAGATGAAACGATCAGCCATGTGGCGGACCTGTTCCGTGAGAACGGATCGAATATCTGGTTTGAGCGTTCTGCCAAAGAGCTATTGCCTGAAGGCTTCACGCATGAAGGAAGTCCAAACGGCGAGTTTACGAAAGAGACGGACATCATGGACGTCTGGTTTGACTCCGGTACGACGCATCAGGGTGTACTTGAGGAGCGGGATGATCTGCGGTACCCGGCCGATTTATACCTTGAAGGATCTGACCAATACCGCGGATGGTTCAACTCTTCATTGACGACAAGCGTAGCGATCAACGGTATTGCACCGTATAAAGGTGTTTTGAGCCACGGCTTTACATTAGATAAAGACGGCCGCAAGATGAGTAAATCTTTAGGTAATGTAATCGTTCCGGCAAAAGTCATCAATCAGCTGGGCGCCGATATTGTGCGTCTATGGGTATCGTCTGTTGACTATACAGCAGACGTACGTGTATCCGATTCAAACTTCAAACAGGTTTCAGAAGTATACCGGAAGATTCGGAACACAGTACGCTTCCTGCACGGTAACGTGGCGGACTTTAACCCGTCGGCAAACCGTGTGGCTTTCGATGATATGCGTCCAGTCGATCAATACGTCTATGTGAAGCTTCAAGATTTGATTGAAGAAGTGCTTACTGCGTATGAGCAGTATGAATTCCCGGTTGTTTACCATGCGATCAATAATTTCTGTACGGGTGTACTCAGCTCATTCTACTTGGATATCGCAAAAGACGTAGTGTACATTGAAGCTGCGGATCACCCGCATCGGCGCGCGATGCAATCAGTGATGTACGATACACTGATCACAATGGTGAAGCTGATCACACCAATTTTGCCGCATACTGCAGATGAGATGTGGAAGAACCTTGCTTTTGAAGAAGCGGAAAGTGTCCAGTTGACGGATATGCCGGAAGCTGATCACAAAGGCGAAGCGGCAGACAAACTTCGTGAACGTTTCGATAACTTGATGGATATCCGTGATGATGTCTTAAAAGCGCTGGAAGAAGCACGAAATGCAAAAGTAATCGGTAAGTCACTGGAAGCCAAAGTGACAGTCGTATTACCTGAAGCTGAGCGCGGTATTCTGGAAGCTGAAGACATTGATTTTGCACAATTCTTTATCGTTTCTGCGTTTGAAGAAAGCGCGGATGAAGGATTGCCTAATGCTTTGAAACTGGATCGGGCAACGGTTCTGGTTGAACCTGCTGAAGGCGAAAAATGTGAACGCTGCTGGACGATCTCCAAGACAGTTGGAGAAGATACAGCTCATCCGACATTGTGCACACGATGCGCAACTGTTGTGAAAGAGAACTATGCGTAA
- the lspA gene encoding signal peptidase II, translating to MIVYYAVAVLVIGLDQLTKWLVVKNMELGEHISVLDPYIALLSHRNRGAAWGMLEGKMWLFFIVTIVVVGAIIYFFHTEGKKDRLLGISLMLLLGGAIGNFIDRLLRGEVVDFISVLIPVINYDFPIFNVADAALTIAVALILLHVLLDEKKKKKKVS from the coding sequence GTGATCGTTTATTATGCAGTGGCTGTACTGGTCATCGGCCTGGATCAGCTGACAAAATGGCTGGTTGTAAAAAATATGGAGTTGGGGGAACATATCTCTGTTCTGGATCCTTATATTGCGCTGCTGTCTCACCGTAACCGCGGTGCGGCCTGGGGCATGCTTGAAGGAAAGATGTGGCTGTTCTTCATCGTAACGATTGTCGTAGTAGGAGCTATTATTTATTTTTTCCATACAGAAGGAAAGAAAGATCGGCTGTTAGGCATCAGTCTGATGCTGCTGCTCGGCGGTGCGATCGGGAACTTTATCGACCGGCTGCTAAGAGGAGAAGTAGTAGATTTCATCAGTGTCTTAATTCCTGTTATTAATTATGATTTTCCGATATTTAATGTGGCAGATGCCGCACTGACTATAGCTGTCGCACTCATTCTGCTGCATGTGCTGCTTGATGAGAAAAAGAAAAAGAAAAAGGTGTCGTAA
- a CDS encoding RluA family pseudouridine synthase, with translation MERFEYEITEEQTGNRIDKAIAVLQPDWSRTQIQLWVKEERVKVNGSSVKSNYKVKTGDIVAVEQPEAEAYDVEPENLNVEIVYEDQDVLIVNKPVGMVVHPSPGHLSGTLVNGLMYQITDLSGINGVMRPGIVHRIDKDTSGLLMVAKNDKAHVSLVNQLVAKSVTRVYTALVHGHIPHDNGTIDAPIGRDKRDRQRMAVVDDGKHAVTHFKVLERFGTYTLVECRLETGRTHQIRVHMKYIGHPLVGDPKYGPRKTIDFGGQVLHAGTIGFQHPVTDEYLEFTAPLPESYQKLLNELRA, from the coding sequence ATGGAAAGATTTGAATATGAAATTACAGAAGAACAAACCGGTAATCGGATCGACAAGGCGATAGCTGTCCTGCAGCCTGACTGGTCGCGCACCCAAATCCAATTATGGGTGAAAGAAGAGCGTGTAAAAGTAAACGGCAGTTCAGTCAAATCGAATTATAAAGTGAAGACAGGAGATATCGTGGCTGTCGAGCAGCCTGAAGCAGAAGCGTATGACGTGGAGCCTGAAAATCTGAATGTAGAGATTGTCTACGAAGATCAGGATGTGTTAATTGTCAATAAGCCGGTCGGAATGGTAGTTCATCCGTCGCCCGGTCATCTCAGCGGCACGCTTGTCAATGGGTTAATGTATCAGATTACAGATTTGTCAGGTATTAATGGTGTAATGCGTCCCGGCATTGTTCATCGAATTGATAAAGACACATCAGGTTTATTGATGGTAGCGAAAAATGATAAAGCCCATGTCTCGCTCGTTAATCAGCTCGTTGCCAAATCAGTCACCCGTGTCTATACGGCCCTGGTTCACGGACATATTCCGCATGATAACGGAACAATTGATGCGCCAATCGGACGGGATAAACGTGATCGTCAGAGAATGGCGGTTGTCGATGACGGCAAACATGCTGTGACGCACTTTAAAGTATTGGAACGTTTCGGAACCTATACATTGGTGGAGTGCCGGCTGGAAACAGGCAGAACCCATCAGATCCGCGTGCATATGAAATATATCGGCCATCCGCTTGTAGGTGATCCGAAATATGGTCCAAGGAAAACCATTGATTTCGGTGGACAAGTATTGCATGCGGGAACAATTGGATTTCAGCATCCTGTAACGGATGAGTATCTGGAGTTTACCGCACCCCTGCCGGAAAGTTATCAAAAATTATTAAATGAATTACGTGCCTAA
- the pyrR gene encoding bifunctional pyr operon transcriptional regulator/uracil phosphoribosyltransferase PyrR: MAEKAAILDEQAIGRAVTRIAHEIIEKNRGIDQCILVGIKTRGAILAKRLSDKIEQIEGKPIKTGELDITLYRDDLQLKHQQGEAFVQQVNIEHDVANQKVILVDDVLYTGRTVRAALDAIMDLGRPSSIQLAVLVDRGHRELPIRPDFVGKNIPTSSDERVVVSMMETDDRDGVAIHTRTL; encoded by the coding sequence ATGGCTGAAAAAGCAGCAATACTGGATGAGCAAGCTATCGGACGGGCCGTCACACGTATTGCACATGAGATTATTGAAAAGAACAGAGGCATCGATCAGTGTATTTTGGTCGGCATTAAAACAAGAGGTGCAATATTGGCTAAACGGCTGTCAGACAAAATCGAACAAATTGAAGGCAAACCCATTAAAACGGGCGAGCTTGACATCACATTGTACCGGGACGATCTTCAATTAAAGCATCAGCAGGGAGAAGCATTTGTACAGCAAGTGAATATCGAACATGACGTGGCGAATCAGAAAGTCATCCTTGTAGATGATGTCCTCTACACAGGCAGAACCGTACGGGCAGCATTGGATGCCATCATGGATCTCGGCAGACCTTCTTCCATTCAGCTGGCAGTTCTTGTCGACAGGGGGCACCGTGAACTGCCGATTCGGCCGGATTTTGTAGGAAAGAACATTCCGACTTCAAGCGATGAACGGGTTGTTGTCAGCATGATGGAAACAGACGACCGCGACGGCGTGGCAATTCATACACGCACACTATAA
- a CDS encoding uracil-xanthine permease family protein — MNGKVLDVHEKPQPGRWVILSLQHMFAMFGATILVPQLVGLSPAIALLTSGIATIIFILVTKFQVPAYLGSSFAFIVPIQMATQTGGIGSAMIGSMFVALVYALVSLLIYKTGYKWIMKLLPPIVVGPVIMVIGLALAPTAVNMASMITVGEEEIYSGLHFSAALVTLGSAVFCLMFFKGIISLMPVLIGIIVGYIYSAFVGILDFTKVAEAEWFAVPEMLIPGIDYEFAVTPTLLIIMVPIAIVTISEHIGHQLVLGKVVERNYIENPGLHRSLLGDGLGTLISGMVGGPPKTTYGENIGVLAITKVYSVYVILGAAVFAIMFSFVGKVMALIATIPAAVLGGISILLFGIIASSGIRMLIDHKIDFDNQRNLVIASIILVIGIGGATINISPTFQVGGMALAAIVGVLLNLVLPGKTNDTLMDEEE; from the coding sequence ATGAACGGTAAAGTATTAGATGTACATGAAAAACCTCAGCCGGGGCGCTGGGTGATATTAAGTTTACAGCATATGTTCGCTATGTTCGGCGCAACAATATTAGTTCCGCAGCTGGTAGGCCTAAGCCCCGCAATCGCGCTTTTAACAAGCGGAATAGCAACAATCATATTCATTCTCGTTACGAAGTTCCAAGTTCCTGCGTATCTCGGCTCTTCATTCGCCTTTATCGTCCCGATCCAGATGGCGACGCAGACGGGCGGCATCGGCAGTGCGATGATCGGAAGCATGTTCGTAGCCCTTGTGTATGCACTTGTCTCGCTGCTGATTTATAAGACCGGATATAAATGGATTATGAAATTACTGCCGCCGATTGTAGTCGGACCGGTCATCATGGTCATCGGATTGGCACTTGCACCGACTGCGGTCAATATGGCAAGCATGATTACGGTCGGTGAAGAAGAAATATACAGCGGATTGCATTTTTCCGCTGCTCTTGTCACACTCGGGTCAGCAGTGTTCTGCCTGATGTTCTTTAAAGGGATTATCAGCCTGATGCCGGTTCTGATAGGCATTATCGTTGGCTACATCTACTCCGCCTTCGTAGGAATCCTCGATTTCACAAAGGTGGCAGAAGCGGAATGGTTTGCTGTACCGGAGATGCTGATTCCGGGAATTGATTACGAGTTTGCCGTCACACCGACATTGCTCATTATTATGGTGCCAATAGCGATCGTCACCATTTCTGAACATATAGGGCATCAGTTAGTACTGGGGAAAGTGGTGGAACGAAATTATATTGAAAACCCAGGATTGCACAGATCACTGCTTGGTGATGGTTTGGGCACACTGATCAGCGGAATGGTCGGAGGACCGCCAAAAACTACCTATGGAGAAAACATCGGTGTCCTCGCGATTACAAAAGTATACAGTGTGTACGTCATTTTAGGAGCAGCAGTATTCGCCATTATGTTTTCTTTCGTAGGGAAAGTCATGGCGCTCATTGCAACGATTCCTGCAGCAGTACTGGGCGGAATCTCCATCCTGTTATTCGGAATCATCGCATCATCGGGAATTCGTATGCTGATTGACCATAAAATTGATTTTGATAACCAGCGGAATCTGGTGATCGCATCCATCATTTTAGTCATCGGCATTGGCGGCGCAACAATTAACATCAGCCCTACGTTCCAAGTTGGCGGGATGGCGCTTGCGGCAATCGTCGGCGTCTTGCTGAATCTGGTGCTGCCGGGTAAAACAAACGACACATTAATGGATGAGGAAGAATAA